DNA sequence from the Bradyrhizobium sp. CIAT3101 genome:
CTTCGCGAGCCTCGATGCGGCTGCGCTGTCATCGCTGTACTCCAGCAATGCGTTCTTCTTCGGCTCCAACCCGAAACTCTATCGGGGCAGGGACGGCGTCGCCGACTATTTCAACGGCCTGCCGCGCTGGCGCAAGCCGAGCGCGGCTTTTTCCGAGGTCCAGGCGTCGTATGCTGGGCCGGACCTGATCAACATGGGGGCAACCATCAATTTTGACCTCGCCGGCGAGCGGCCCGATCTCGTCGTCAAGATGAGCTGGGTCATCATCCGCGACGATGGCGACTGGAAGATCGTCAATCACCATGCGTCGGCCAAGGCGCCGTTGATCTGACAGGCGCATTGCCACACGGCATCGTCATTCCTGCGAAGCAACGAACGTGCTCCCGGTGCGTTGTGTGGGTCCAAACAAGGATCCCACGATGCAGAACATCGCAGAGCATATGGAAGTCATTGGTGCCGACGGCGTCCATGTCGGCACGGTCGACAAGGTCGAAGGCAACCGCATCAAGCTGACCAAGAAGGACAGCGGCGAGGGCAGCCACAAGGGCCATCACCATTTCATCGACAAGGGTCTGGTCGCCGGCGTCGAGGGCAACAAGGTCCGGCTCTCGGCCAAGGCGGATGTCGCCGTGACGATGGAAGAGGAAAAGTAGGGCTGCGGCCCCTTCGTTCCTGATCCGTACCGCTATTCGCGTAACTGCACGTTCCGGTAGCATCTGCACCCGTCGCGTATCGCAGGGGTTGCCAAGGAATGGCGGAGCCGGGCCGGCCACAGCGTGCCTCGCAGGGTATTGCCGGGGCCCCGATTGCAGGGACTTGGCCGACGACCGGCCGGACCGCGTCGGCCGGCGGCTTTGCGCCGACAGGCTTTGGCGTTTGGCCTGCGGCAGTCGGGCGGCTGCGCGAATGGGCAAAGGCCGAAGCCGGCGCCGGGCGACTGTTTCCCTGGGTGCCCACCGCCTTCGGCTGCGGCATCGCGCTCTACTTCGCCGCCGATCATGAGCCGGTGCTGTGGGTCGCTGCCGCGACGGCGGTGGCGCTTGCGCTCGGTGCCGTCCTGTTGCGGCGAAGCCGGTGGTTTGCGCCCGCGATCATGATCGCGGCGGTCGCGGCCGGCTTTGCGATGGCGACGTGGAAGACGGCGCGCATCGCGCACACGGTGCTCGCAAGGCCGCTTTATTCGGTAACGCTGTCGGGCTTCGTCGAGACCCGCGACATCCGCGAACGCACCGACCGTTTCGTGCTGCGCGTCACCGCGATGGAGGCGCAGCGCAGCGACGTGAAGCTCGATCGCGTCCGTCTCTCCGTGCGCAAGGGCACGGCGCCCGATGTCGGCAGCTTCGTGCAGCTGAAGGCGCGGCTGATGCCGCCGCTGTCGCCATTGCGGCCGGGCAGCTACGATTTCTCGCGCGACATGTTCTTCCAGGGCATCGGCGCCTCCGGTTTCGTGATGGGAGCGATCGCGTCCGTGACGCCGCCCGATGCCGGCGGCCTGCGGTTGCGCTATGCGGCGGTCATGCAAGGCCTGCGCGATGCGATCGATGCGCGCATCCGCGCCACGCTCGATGGCGACAACCGCGCGATCGCGACTGCGCTTTTGACCGGGCGCCGCGATGCGATCACCACGCCCGTCAACGACGCGATGTTCATCTCCGGCCTCGGCCATGTTCTGTCGATCTCCGGCTACCACATGGCCGTGGTCGCGGGCGTCGTCTTCTTCGCGGTTCGCGCGCTGCTGGCGCTGATCCCCGGGCTGGCGGTGGGCTTCCCCATCAAGAAATGGTCGGCGGCCGCGGCGCTGGTCGCATCCGCGTTCTATCTGCTGCTCTCGGGCGCGGAGGTCGCGACCCAAAGGTCGTTCTTCATGACCGCCGTGGTGCTGATCGCTGTCATGGTCGACCGCCGCGCCATCACGTTCCGCACGCTGGCGGTGGCCGCGCTGATCGTGCTCGCGGTCGCGCCTGAGGCGCTGGTGCATCCAAGCTTCCAGATGTCCTTCGCGGCGACGCTTGGGCTGGTCGCGCTGGTGCAGATCGGCATGCCGAACCTGTTTGCCTCGCCCGATCATTCGACGACCGCGCGCATCGCGCTATGGGGCGGCCGCGAGATCGCGATGCTGTTCATGGCCTCGATGATCGCGGGGCTTGCGACCACGCCCTATGCCGCCTTCCATTTCCACCGCGTCACGCCCTACGGCGTGCTCGCCAATCTCGGCGCGATGCCGGTGGTGTCGGCGCTGGTGATGCCGGCGGGACTACTGGGATTGCTCGCGGCTCCATTCGGGCTCGACGGTGTGTTCTGGTGGCTGATGGGGATTGGCATCGACTGGATGATCGCGGTCACGCGCTGGGTGGCGGCACTGCCGGGCGCGATCGGCCGCCTCCCGGCCTTTGGTATGGCGCCGTTGATCGCCGCGAGCCTCGGCCTTGTCCTAATGGGCCTGCTGCGCACGCCGCTGCGCTGGTCGGGCGCGTTCGTGCTCGCCGCGGCAACCATCTGGGGTCTGTCGGTCCGGCAACCCGACATCCTCATCGCCGGTGACGGCCAGAACGTCGCCGTGCGGGGCAGGGACGGCCAGTTGCATCTGATGCGGACCAACAAGGACAACTTCCTGCTGAAGGAATGGTTGGCCGCGGACGCCGACCCGCGCGATGCCGCCAGCGCCTCGCTCGGTGACGGCGTGTCGTGCGACGAGTCCGGCTGTGTGACGCCACTCGCCGACGGCCGCATGGTTGCGCAGGCGCTGCGCATCGACGCGCTGGCTGATGATTGCAGTCGCGCCGCGCTGGTCGTGACGGCAAGGCCGGCGCCGCCGGATTGCGCCGCGATGGTGGTCGATCGATCGCGTCTCGCGCGCCAGGGCGCACTGGCGCTAACGCAGCGTGGCGACGGTTTTGCGGTTCAGGGCGTGAGGGCGAGGGGCGCAAACCGCCCCTGGTCGCCGGCGGCGGCCGGTGCGGACGATTTCGACGGAAGCCTTGCGCCGAAGACGGCCGCGCCGCGCAGCAAGGACGCAACGCCCTCGGAGGCCGATCAGCAGGCCGAGGATTGAGCTGGCTGGCTAGAGATACCAGGCCAGCATCGCTTCGAGCCTGCCGTTGCCGATCACCGGCAGGACCACCATCCGGCTCAGCCCGGCTGCGCGAGCCCCCACGGCGGCGATCGAGCCGTCATGCGCGAGGTCGTCGTTGAGCGCGGGCATGCCGGTGGCCCAGGCCCCGCCGATACTGCCTTCGCCCCTGGCGATCGATCTCTGCGCATAGAGCGCGGCGAGGTCGGTCTGGGCGCTGCAATCGCCGGCGCGAAACACCAGCACTGATCGGGCTTCGTTCGGGACCCAGATCTCGAAGCGGCGCGCAATGGGCGTCGCCTGCGCGGAGAGGAACGTCAGCACCCAGGTCCGGTCGGTGCCGGTGCGGTAGGGCACGCCGACGCCGAGATTGATCCCGACCTTGGCGGCGTCCTCCCAACGCAGGAAACTCTTGGCGTCGTGCAGATCCCTGATGATCAGCGGCAGGCCCGCTTTCCAGGTGCGTCCGGGCAGGCCGAAGCCGCGCGAAAATCTGGTGTGACGGGAGTTGAACTCGAACATGTCGGCGCTGCCGTAGTAGCCGTCGACGAGCGCGATCTCGTGCGAGAGTTCGGCATCGTTGTGCCAGAGCTCGATCGCGCCGACATGGGCCTCGTCGTCGCCGCAGAACAGCACCATGACGGCTTGCAGGAATTCGCCGGCAAACACCGGCACGGCGACCCCGCAGGTCAGGCCGGCTTCGAGAGCCTGGTCGGTCCGCTTGAAATAGGAGTTGGCGAACTTTGTGAGGATCACGGGATGGCCGCTCGCCCAGGCCTTGCCGGGAAGGCCCTCGTCATATCCGAAGCGCAAATCCTCGCTGCCAGCCTTGAACGCGGACAGGCCTTCGCTGTAGAGGCCGCCGCCGAATTCCAGCCGCGTCCGCGTTGGATCAGGCACCCAGAGTTCAACGACGCGAATGAAGGTTTTCATCGAGCCTGTCCGCTGCCTCAAGCTGCAAACAGCATCGGCCATTTGCTTGCGGAGCGGACGTTCAAAATTCAGGCAAGGCAGCGCAAACTTCGTGCGACTTGCTGGCGCGATGAGCTCATGATTTCCACAGACGCAAACCAATCCATCTCGCCGACCGCGGCCGGCGATGGACATCTCGATCCTGGCCCGACCTGTCGGCCGGGGATGGCGTCGTCAGCCGATCGGCAGGCGGGTGATGGTCGGCGGCCTGTCGGCGCTGATCTGCGGCTTGTGCTCGCGCTCGCCGAGCGGCTGCGTCACGGGCAGTTGCAGGACGGTTGCGCGCTGGCCTTCGACGAGCTGCGTCACCAGCACGTATTTGCCGTCGGGGAATTCGATCGCGTCGTGATGACGATCGGGAATGTGCGGATCGACCTTGCCGAACTTGCCGACGCGCGAATTGACGGTGCGGGTCCAGATCCAGCGATTGTCGTAGCGGACGTTGTCGGCGAAGGCGAGCTCCGTTCCCGGAAGCAGGCAGACCGCGACGGACATGTCGGCTTCGGAGGCGAAGCCGCGCGTCGAGGTGCCGCGGAAGGTTGTCGTGACGATCGTCTCGCCCACTTCTGCGGGGCGCGTCGCGACAGCATGCAGGCTGTAGTCACACATCGGGGTGCTCCTCAATCGGGATAGAGCACCCGCGCCTCCGCTGAGGCGCAGGCCCCTATCAGAGTGGAAGGCCGCGATCTTATGCTTGTTTGTGGGCAAATCTGCGGCTCGCATCCGCAGAGCGCGATCACATTATCTTTTTCAAATGCGCGAGGAACAAAGCCTGCTCTCGTGCATTCGAACAGCGCGTTGCCTCAGCGGCCTGCGGGCGCCGACCAACCGGAGTATGGCCAGGCCGGTTGTGATGGCCGCTCGACCGCGTTGCGGGCATCGCCGAATTGCGCGCTCGTCGCTTGCGGTTCCTTGCGGGCACGGTGCTGCTGCTGTGCGGCGAAAGCCTGAGACGCTGATGCTGCAATCAGCGCCATCGTGACGGCGCTCAAAACGATCTTGCGCAAGGTGATCTCCTCGGTCTCTGAAAGGCCTGCGAAGCGATGCGTGCTTCGTTGCGGCGTGCCGAGGATGTAGCGCTGGAGAGGGGGCCGGATAATCTGTGCAAAACCAGAAAGACTATCCAGCCGGAGCGGACAATCGTCCGCTCCAATCGTTGATTGCGGTCGCCGATTGCGACGCGCTCAGTACTTCCGGTACAGCCCGATCAGCTTGCCCTGGATCTTGACCCGGTTGGGCGGCAGGATGCGGACCTCATAGGCCGCATTCGCCGGCTCGAGCGCAATCGAGGCGCCGCGGCGGCGGAAACGCTTGAGCGTTGCTTCCTCGTCGTCGATCAGGGCGACCACGATGTCGCCGGTGTCGGCGCTCTCGTTGCGCTGGATCAACGCCATGTCGCCGTCGAGAATGCCGGCCTCCACCATGGAGTCGCCGCGTACTTCGAGCGCGTAGTGCTCGCCCGAGCCGAGCATGTCGGGCGGGACGCTGATGGTGTGGCTGCGAGTTTGCAAAGCCTCGATCGGCGTACCGGCCGCGATCCGGCCCATCACGGGCACCGCCACGGGCCGCTCGCCCTCGTCGGCGGGCGGGCTCGACGTCGTACGCACCTTGCCGAGATTGCCCTCGATGACGCTCGGCGTGAAGCCGCGGCGGCTGCCGGCGGCGGCCTGGAGCTCGGGCAGCTTGATCACCTCGATGGCGCGGGCGCGGTTGGGCAGGCGGCGGATGAAGCCGCGCTCCTCGAGCGCAGTGATCAGGCGATGGATGCCTGATTTCGAGCGCAGATCGAGCGCGTCCTTCATCTCGTCGAAGGAGGGCGGCACGCCGCTTTCCTTCAGGCGCTCGCTGATGAACCGCAGGAGCTCGTACTGTTTGCGCGTTAACATCTCGACCAAAATCCCCCGGTTGATGTCGTTCGATTCCGAGACGCTGAATTCAGCGATAAGCCGCTACATGCTCGAAACAAATCATGAACGGACACTATATGTTCGATACATGTTCCGCAACTGCTTAATTTACCGTGAACGCGGCAAAGTTCGCGGAACGGTTGCGAACGATGCGCTCAGGCGGGCAGTCGCAGCACCTCGCAAGGCGCGCCCGCTTCGGCCTTCGGCGCGAACGGCGCGCGCACGAGAAGTGCCTGTGCCGCAGCGAGATTTGCAAGCAGCGAGGAGTCCTGGTGGTTGACGGGAAGCGCGACGAGCGTGCCGTCATCACGCAGATCGAGGCGCGCGCGCAGATAATCCTCGCGCTGGTCATTGGCGGCGACGTCGCGGCCGAGCACGGCGCGTTCGCGGCGGTGATGAACCATCGAACGGCCGGACAACGCGCGAATCAGCGGCACCATGAACAGGAAGCCGCACACGTAGGATGACACGGGATTGCCTGGCAGGCCGATCACGCGCATCGCCCCGAGCTGTCCATTCATCATCGGTTTGCCCGGCCGCATCGCGATCTTCCAGAACGCCATCGAGGTGCCTTCGTCCTTCAGCGCCTGCTGCACCAGATCGTGGTCGCCGACCGAGGCGCCGCCGGTCGTGATCAGGATGTCGGCACCGGAGTCGCGCGCGCGGCGGATGCCGGCCGTGGTGGCGGCGAGCGTGTCGGCCGCAATGCCGAGGTCGATGGTGTCGGCACCCTCGCTGCGGGCGAGCGCATGCAGGGCGTAGCCGTTGGAATAGACGATCTGGCCGTGGCCCGGCGTGCTGCCCGGCATCACCAACTCGTCGCCGGTCGCGAGAATCGCGACCTTCGGGCGGCGGCGGACGGCCAATTGCGGGTGGTTCATGCCGGCGGCGAGCGCGAGGTCGCGCTCGGTGAGCCTGGCGCCCTTGCGCAGGAGCACGTCGCCCTCGGAGAAATCGATGCCGGCCGGGCGGATGTGCCGCCCGGTGAGGGCTGCCTCCTTGATCGCGATGTGCCTGCCGTCAGCGACAGTGTCTTCCTGGATCACGACCGCATCTGCGCCCTCGGGAACGACGCCACCGGTGAAGATCCGCACGGCTTCACCGGCGCCGACCATTCCTGCAAACGGCCGTCCTGCAGCGACCTCGCCAACGACGGTAAGCTGCGTGTCAATCTTCGCCGCATCGGCTGCGCGGACGGCATAGCCATCCATCGCCGACATCGCCTGGGGCGGCTGCGTCCGCCGCGCCGCGACGTCGCGTGCGAGCACGCGATGAAAGGCCGCCTCGAGCGCGACCGTCTCTTCAGGCAGTGGCTCCGCACCGGCGAGCACCGCGGCGAGCGCGTCAGAAACCGGCATGAGGGCCACGGTGAAAAACTCCAGCTACGCCCGTTCGGGCAAATCAGCGGCGAGAGTTCTAGCCGAGTGCAGGCAAGGAGGCAAAACGACGGTCGCGCAGGATGATTGATCCTGCATCACCCGCGCGGCGATGGAGTGAGAGCATCAGGTCCGCCGGGGCATGGTCCGGAAGGCGAGATAGACGGGCAGGAGGATAGCCATGGCAAGCACGAGGATGATGGAAGCCACGGCCAGCATCCTCAGGTCCCCTCCGGACTGACGTCGGGCGCTTGAGGCCCTTGATCCCTGTCGGGCATCGGATCGGCCTGGGCCTTCAGATCAGCCGCCTTGCTCATCAGCTTGGCGGAAAGCTCGGAATCAGAGGTGGTCCTGGCGAATTTGACCAGCAGGGAGGCCTGCTTGGTGAGGTAGGTTTTGCCCAACACGATGATACGTCCGTTCGTAGAATTCCCAACCGACTCTAGAGTCCGGAAGGGGGCATTCCGTTCCCGGAACTTCGTATAAAAATGCACAGAGCCGTTTGGTTCCTCGTCCGGGTGAAATTGCTCCGGAAACGGCGGTCAGATCCCCAGCGCCTTCAGTGCCATGCCGACGTCGCGGGGCGAGGTGACATGCACGGCCTTCAGCCCGCGGGCGCGGGCGCCTTCGACGTTCGCGGCGAGGTCATCGAAGAACACGATCCGGTTGGCGGGCACCCCCATCGCGGTGACGACGTGGTCGAAGGCTTCCGCATCAGGTTTGCGCAGGCCGATGCTGGAGGA
Encoded proteins:
- a CDS encoding ComEC/Rec2 family competence protein, with amino-acid sequence MAEPGRPQRASQGIAGAPIAGTWPTTGRTASAGGFAPTGFGVWPAAVGRLREWAKAEAGAGRLFPWVPTAFGCGIALYFAADHEPVLWVAAATAVALALGAVLLRRSRWFAPAIMIAAVAAGFAMATWKTARIAHTVLARPLYSVTLSGFVETRDIRERTDRFVLRVTAMEAQRSDVKLDRVRLSVRKGTAPDVGSFVQLKARLMPPLSPLRPGSYDFSRDMFFQGIGASGFVMGAIASVTPPDAGGLRLRYAAVMQGLRDAIDARIRATLDGDNRAIATALLTGRRDAITTPVNDAMFISGLGHVLSISGYHMAVVAGVVFFAVRALLALIPGLAVGFPIKKWSAAAALVASAFYLLLSGAEVATQRSFFMTAVVLIAVMVDRRAITFRTLAVAALIVLAVAPEALVHPSFQMSFAATLGLVALVQIGMPNLFASPDHSTTARIALWGGREIAMLFMASMIAGLATTPYAAFHFHRVTPYGVLANLGAMPVVSALVMPAGLLGLLAAPFGLDGVFWWLMGIGIDWMIAVTRWVAALPGAIGRLPAFGMAPLIAASLGLVLMGLLRTPLRWSGAFVLAAATIWGLSVRQPDILIAGDGQNVAVRGRDGQLHLMRTNKDNFLLKEWLAADADPRDAASASLGDGVSCDESGCVTPLADGRMVAQALRIDALADDCSRAALVVTARPAPPDCAAMVVDRSRLARQGALALTQRGDGFAVQGVRARGANRPWSPAAAGADDFDGSLAPKTAAPRSKDATPSEADQQAED
- a CDS encoding nuclear transport factor 2 family protein → MTSEADTIVSAIIAKWCAGFASLDAAALSSLYSSNAFFFGSNPKLYRGRDGVADYFNGLPRWRKPSAAFSEVQASYAGPDLINMGATINFDLAGERPDLVVKMSWVIIRDDGDWKIVNHHASAKAPLI
- the lexA gene encoding transcriptional repressor LexA, coding for MLTRKQYELLRFISERLKESGVPPSFDEMKDALDLRSKSGIHRLITALEERGFIRRLPNRARAIEVIKLPELQAAAGSRRGFTPSVIEGNLGKVRTTSSPPADEGERPVAVPVMGRIAAGTPIEALQTRSHTISVPPDMLGSGEHYALEVRGDSMVEAGILDGDMALIQRNESADTGDIVVALIDDEEATLKRFRRRGASIALEPANAAYEVRILPPNRVKIQGKLIGLYRKY
- the glp gene encoding gephyrin-like molybdotransferase Glp; this encodes MALMPVSDALAAVLAGAEPLPEETVALEAAFHRVLARDVAARRTQPPQAMSAMDGYAVRAADAAKIDTQLTVVGEVAAGRPFAGMVGAGEAVRIFTGGVVPEGADAVVIQEDTVADGRHIAIKEAALTGRHIRPAGIDFSEGDVLLRKGARLTERDLALAAGMNHPQLAVRRRPKVAILATGDELVMPGSTPGHGQIVYSNGYALHALARSEGADTIDLGIAADTLAATTAGIRRARDSGADILITTGGASVGDHDLVQQALKDEGTSMAFWKIAMRPGKPMMNGQLGAMRVIGLPGNPVSSYVCGFLFMVPLIRALSGRSMVHHRRERAVLGRDVAANDQREDYLRARLDLRDDGTLVALPVNHQDSSLLANLAAAQALLVRAPFAPKAEAGAPCEVLRLPA
- a CDS encoding GAF domain-containing protein translates to MKTFIRVVELWVPDPTRTRLEFGGGLYSEGLSAFKAGSEDLRFGYDEGLPGKAWASGHPVILTKFANSYFKRTDQALEAGLTCGVAVPVFAGEFLQAVMVLFCGDDEAHVGAIELWHNDAELSHEIALVDGYYGSADMFEFNSRHTRFSRGFGLPGRTWKAGLPLIIRDLHDAKSFLRWEDAAKVGINLGVGVPYRTGTDRTWVLTFLSAQATPIARRFEIWVPNEARSVLVFRAGDCSAQTDLAALYAQRSIARGEGSIGGAWATGMPALNDDLAHDGSIAAVGARAAGLSRMVVLPVIGNGRLEAMLAWYL
- a CDS encoding DUF2171 domain-containing protein → MQNIAEHMEVIGADGVHVGTVDKVEGNRIKLTKKDSGEGSHKGHHHFIDKGLVAGVEGNKVRLSAKADVAVTMEEEK